Below is a window of Poecilia reticulata strain Guanapo linkage group LG8, Guppy_female_1.0+MT, whole genome shotgun sequence DNA.
NNNNNNNNNNNNNNNNNNNNNNNNNNNNNNNNNNNNNNNNNNNNNNNNNNNNNNNNNNNNNNNNNNNNNNNNNNNNNNNNNNNNNNNNNNNNNNNNNNNNNNNNNNNNNNNNNNNNNNNNNNNNNNNNNNNNNNNNNNNNNNNNNNNNNNNNNNNNNNNNNNNNNNNNNNNNNNNNNNNNNNNNNNNNNNNNNNNNNNNNNNNNNNNNNNNNNNNNNNNNNNNNNNNNNNNNNNNNNNNNNNNNNNNNNNNNNNNNNNNNNNNNNNNNNNNNNNNNNNNNNNNNNNNNNNNNNNNNNNNNNNNNNNNNNNNNNNNNNNNNNNNNNNNNNNNNNNNNNNNNNNNNNNNNNNNNNNNNNNNNNNNNNNNNNNNNNNNNNNNNNNNNNNNNNNNNNNNNNNNNNNNNNNNNNNNNNNNNNNNNNNNNNNNNNNNNNNNNNNNNNNNNNNNNNNNNNNNNNNNNNNNNNNNNNNNNNNNNNNNNNNNNNNNNNNNNNNNNNNNNNNNNNNNNNNNNNNNNNNNNNNNNNNNNNNNNNNNNNNNNNNNNNNNNNNNNNNNNNNNNNNNNNNNNNNNNNNNNNNNNNNNNNNNNNNNNNNNNNNNNNNNNNNNNNNNNNNNNNNNNNNNNNNNNNNNNNNNNNNNNNNNNNNNNNNNNNNNNNNNNNNNNNNNNNNNNNNNNNNNNNNNNNNNNNNNNNNNNNNNNNNNNNNNNNNNNNNNNNNNNNNNNNNNNNNNNNNNNNNNNNNNNNNNNNNNNNNNNNNNNNNNNNNNNNNNNNNNNNNNNNNNNNNNNNNNNNNNNNNNNNNNNNNNNNNNNNNNNNNNNNNNNNNNNNNNNNNNNNNNNNNNNNNNNNNNNNNNNNNNNNNNNNNNNNNNNNNNNNNNNNNNNNNNNNNNNNNNNNNNNNNNNNNNNNNNNNNNNNNNNNNNNNNNNNNNNNNNNNNNNNNNNNNNNNNNNNNNNNNNNNNNNNNNNNNNNNNNNNNNNNNNNNNNNNNNNNNNNNNNNNNNNNNNNNNNNNNNNNNNNNNNNNNNNNNNNNNNNNNNNNNNNNNNNNNNNNNNNNNNNNNNNNNNNNNNNNNNNNNNNNNNNNNNNNNNNNNNNNNNNNNNNNNNNNNNNNNNNNNNNNNNNNNNNNNNNNNNNNNNNNNNNNNNNNNNNNNNNNNNNNNNNNNNNNNNNNNNNNNNNNNNNNNNNNNNNNNNNNNNNNNNNNNNNNNNNNNNNNNNNNNNNNNNNNNNNNNNNNNNNNNNNNNNNNNNNNNNNNNNNNNNNNNNNNNNNNNNNNNNNNNNNNNNNNNNNNNNNNNNNNNNNNNNNNNNNNNNNNNNNNNNNNNNNNNNNNNNNNNNNNNNNNNNNNNNNNNNNNNNNNNNNNNNNNNNNNNNNNNNNNNNNNNNNNNNNNNNNNNNNNNNNNNNNNNNNNNNNNNNNNNNNNNNNNNNNNNNNNNNNNNNNNNNNNNNNNNNNNNNNNNNNNNNNNNNNNNNNNNNNNNNNNNNNNNNNNNNNNNNNNNNNNNNNNNNNNNNNNNNNNNNNNNNNNNNNNNNNNNNNNNNNNNNNNNNNNNNNNNNNNNNNNNNNNNNNNNNNNNNNNNNNNNNNNNNNNNNNNNNNNNNNNNNNNNNNNNNNNNNNNNNNNNNNNNNNNNNNNNNNNNNNNNNNNNNNNNNNNNNNNNNNNNNNNNNNNNNNNNNNNNNNNNNNNNNNNNNNNNNNNNNNNNNNNNNNNNNNNNNNNNNNNNNNNNNNNNNNNNNNNNNNNNNNNNNNNNNNNNNNNNNNNNNNNNNNNNNNNNNNNNNNNNNNNNNNNNNNNNNNNNNNNNNNNNNNNNNNNNNNNNNNNNNNNNNNNNNNNNNNNNNNNNNNNNNNNNNNNNNNNNNNNNNNNNNNNNNNNNNNNNNNNNNNNNNNNNNNNNNNNNNNNNNNNNNNNNNNNNNNNNNNNNNNNNNNNNNNNNNNNNNNNNNNNNNNNNNNNNNNNNNNNNNNNNNNNNNNNNNNNNNNNNNNNNNNNNNNNNNNNNNNNNNNNNNNNNNNNNNNNNNNNNNNNNNNNNNNNNNNNNNNNNNNNNNNNNNNNNNNNNNNNNNNNNNNNNNNNNNNNNNNNNNNNNNNNNNNNNNNNNNNNNNNNNNNNNNNNNNNNNNNNNNNNNNNNNNNNNNNNNNNNNNNNNNNNNNNNNNNNNNNNNNNNNNNNNNNNNNNNNNNNNNNNNNNNNNNNNNNNNNNNNNNNNNNNNNNNNNNNNNNNNNNNNNNNNNNNNNNNNNNNNNNNNNNNNNNNNNNNNNNNNNNNNNNNNNNNNNNNNNNNNNNNNNNNNNNNNNNNNNNNNNNNNNNNNNNNNNNNNNNNNNNNNNNNNNNNNNNNNNNNNNNNNNNNNNNNNNNNNNNNNNNNNNNNNNNNNNNNNNNNNNNNNNNNNNNNNNNNNNNNNNNNNNNNNNNNNNNNNNNNNNNNNNNNNNNNNNNNNNNNNNNNNNNNNNNNNNNNNNNNNNNNNNNNNNNNNNNNNNNNNNNNNNNNNNNNNNNNNNNNNNNNNNNNNNNNNNNNNNNNNNNNNNNNNNNNNNNNNNNNNNNNNNNNNNNNNNNNNNNNNNNNNNNNNNNNNNNNNNNNNNNNNNNNNNNNNNNNNNNNNNNNNNNNNNNNNNNNNNNNNNNNNNNNNNNNNNNNNNNNNNNNNTCCTTCACCCTGACGATCCTTCCCTCGGGGggttgggtggtggggggcgccgatctatgttttcgcatccacctgaataatgtgtagttgcgccactgcctgaaccccaggggttcgatggccaacctgttgaaactgtggcacattttaaatacattgggtcgttcctggacagtcagctcgactttgctgaaaacactgactatattttgaagaactgttctcagagactctaacttttaagaagacttagtgatcttctTAGTTGGGTCACccatatgtcttgaatttggaattttttttttttatttatcactacagaagggttcagtcaatgcgcatatgaatctgatgggttcggtacctcaaaaaaggttaagaaccactggcctAGAACCTACATTTGTACACAATTTATAAACCTTACAAAAGTACTTCCTTTTTGTTATCATTGCTGTATTGGTGTTTAAGGCTAACGGTGACACAAATACAACACACATAAATTAGCATGTTCTTCGTGTGAAAAACAAacgaaagtaaaaacaaacaaacaaaagactcAAAGACACAGACTGCACATTCTATTTTTCAGCGGTATCAGGGGGAGGCAGCTGATTGGCTCATCCAGAGTAGCTCCTCATTTTGCCGAGTTGTCCAGTTAAGCTGCGCAGAGAAACTCCAGGAGTCAGGACAACAACAAATCTCCGGTTGGTTGCTGTTCGACAACCGAAACACAAGCAGGTAGGTTGGGTGGTTTCGGTACAGTTTTCCTTCACTTCAGGGCCAGAATAATTACAGCAATGTTATTATGAAGTTATTATCAACAGtttgtgtggaaaaagtttcgTTCTGAGTCACTGAGATTCTGTGTCCCGAACTAAAAGTTCGGTTCAGCTAAACTCGTAGTTGGCATACTGCTTTCAATAAGATGTAACGTTAGCAAATTCATTCAGCTGTTACGGCTGTTGGTGCTCCTTTCTGCGAGGTAAAGACAGATTTCTTGAGAGCATTTCCTTGTTGTAGAGTTGTTTAGTTTCTTCACTAGCCGCCCGGTGTTCAGCCGAAACCGACTCGGCTGCTCTCGGTGCTTTCCGGGGCCTCCATTGAAATGAGTGAGGGCTCAGTTCTCTGTTCTTTTACTTACACTATGCTCTGTTTTACACCAttcaggcataacattatgaccactgtCACTTCTGACAGACGAAGTGAAACACATGGCTGCCGTTAGCGGTTGGGCTAGATtgaatttaattagatttaattaGACAGACAGATAATAGGATTTCCTCAGAACTGATGTGTGGGGCCATCTTGAGATGGTCCATCCTGACAGGACAGCAGCACTGCTCACTTATCAGCTGAGATATCCTGTTCTAACACAGTCCCAGTATGCTGCCTTATGTTCCACAAAAAGTCTCTGAAGTCTTTAAACATTAACTATAGCATATTCAGACACAGACAATTTAATAACGAAGAAATATTATAGCATGATGACTCAGGTGTTTCAGTTAGAAGTCCCATAATTAAATAAGGCATTACCATCATTAACActataattaaagttttttattttatttaattaaagccGTACAAGTCATATTTTCCTAGTAAAGTCTCAAGTTTCTAACgagtgaaataaacattttcacgTTAAATCGATGACATCTCATCTACATAACCATGATGTACTGTAGGTTAGGAATCTACGCCTGTACTGTTTTATCTTTGTGgctaaattacaaaacatattcacGAATATCTGTTAATATCTATAagcaattatattttaataatttaatccaTCTATAAATCTGCTAAAGGCTGATTTATAGATGTACCCTATATTTGTAAATAGGGTACAAATATTTATATGTGTAATAGGGTATCAGCCctattacaaatataaataagcATTTATACGCTAagacaaatatttgaaagtGATTAAGACCTGCTCATAttgaatttctgaatgaatCAGCTGCAGTCTGGAGCTCACTCTGCCTTTCACTCTTCATTACATGAGATAAAAACTAAGACTTAATCCCAGACCACGAGCCTAAATCAGGTTTCAAGTCTTTCATTCCCTTGTGAGATAAGTGCAACTCGAGTTGGAGTTCCAAACTTGATTCACATTTCTGAGTAATGATTCCACATCCTTGATTTGTCAGCACAAACTACGGGCTTTCAGAGTCCATCAGAACTGAACATCTTCTACTTCATCTCTTCATCAGACATGTTCTTCAGGTGTCTGGTGACTGGGATTCCTGCCAAACCCCAATCTATGCTTGGTGACATGTTcctactagaggtgtgccgatcgatcggccaccgatcataatcgtccgatttccgtgaaaaagtgtatgatcggtgatcgccgatcaccgtctcttgttgccgatcacacaaaccgatcacatgcatctcatttcgcagcatgcctgtgcagctggtctcctttttccttcacactgcacaaacgcgcagcaacaaatcctaagcaatgtggaactataacgcactgagtgattGAGGACacttgcgtgttgcggcggaaaattgaagcatatGGGgtaaagcaggtcaaaatgcgaatctaatatggcatcaaaacaatgccatacttaacggagtttggctacatcgaggctgcagtaaaaaagacatatggaggatcagatagcaggtaaagcagcgcgcagctacaaacactcacccgtattagctaaacaaataacccgcaaaattatttaaatcttcaagctgcgatgtaagatgctggttctgctctcgctgttgaaccgctgctacgtgcTACacgtagtaatatttcacagtcggagcgccgcttctgctccacctggtagtgactctcacaccgaacctcagcttaaagctgcagcatctaacctaaaaaaaattcttttacatgcgtattaaaactttcgctgtcctaacatgagacaaataatctctgaaaaaataatcgatctcctccctgttctgcataattactccgctcactaagaaacagccaatcagaactagcagtaatcagctagcctcCATGCTATCAGTTTTCATTCAGTctctcaggattgtttattgtaatggatcctgtatttgcctttgcctttttatacttaaattttttttggcaatgttgaagttttatttaggctctttgcattatttagcctcttcagagccttcatatgttatcagtctgttaaagatagtattactgatagcagtacaatttgcacaatgcctgttttgttttttttcttggaaaaagttattaaaaacaagtttttgtctaaattaaggtgaatttatggttcctttttccacataatgtaacSgtagtgcttatgattaaaaaaataataattatgtgatcggtatcggtgatcggtatcggtgatcggtatcgtcaggaaaaaacctgatcggcacatctctagttccTACActaaatctctgaaaaaatcCTATTGAACTTATAGAGTCATAACTAGAAATAAAGGAGTTTATAAAACAATGATTGAAGTAGCTCCTTTATTAATTCAAGGTGTAAACAGTGTGGATGGAGGTAAAGCACAGCATCCTGCACAAGGTGGAGAAGGGAAGCTCCACCAGTGTGAATTGTCCTAGGGGgaaatgaaaactaaatgaCAGTAGACTAATTCTGCAATAAATAGTCCATTGATTTCCTCATTGTGACGGAGCTATGTCTGACAGAGCTATTTCTGactgttttgtaattttaaaattgcaaaGATATAGTTTTTCTTCTCATGTTTCTGAAGCTCTCTGCTTTCTGTCTGCTTTCCTGTCAGGGATGTCGGAGCCTGCAGATCGTAGATGTTCTGTCTCGTCCGTCTCTCTGATTGAGATCAAGACTGAGACACATCGAGTCCTCCAGGCTTTTCTTGAACGAACCATCTCCACCCCCCACAAAGACAGGCCTGGCAGGATAGCAGGAGCCTATGATGATCATAACAAGCACAGGTAAAGCCAGAGTTTAAAAAAGCTCTGCATTGGTGTTTGAGCAATATTTTATgatgtaattacatttttaattattttgattccattttaatttattttcaaatttttattctgtataaTTTTACTGTCAATGCTTTTAattgtgtgctttttttaatactgttaacatttttatttcacaattttctcttttagtgttatttttcagcatgactcttttgtttctcttttgaaaaaaggaaaaataaatctcttttaTTTGGAGTTTTCTGATTGAAAGTTGAAGTGCCTGtcttatttttcctttgaaGTGTTTGTGAGCAAAATGTTATTGTTGGGTATTTTTTTCTACCCTAGATTCTTCAAAGATTTGATATGATTTCATTTAAGAAGTTATGATATAATTATTGACACTCAAGACTCCAGTATTAAAAAGACATACACTTTTAGGTCTGAGTGAAAGatttaaagttgaaatatttttcaaataaaagcaaaagtttgGAGAAAGCTATGTGTACTTTAAAGGTCCACTGCTTCCTTGAACAAACTTGCATGTGTTTGTGGgctttacagaaaatgttcaatacATTCCAAGGTTTCTCCCAGAAAACATGCTAAGCTCGGTGGTTGGCCCTGGGGCAGTCATTCATCGAGCAGCCcgccgtgtttttgagttaaaaaatgtttaaaggtcacaggaaatatgaaaatatcacgtgaaaattatgtgttattggaagattggaagattaatatctgaacaaaAACTATAAAGTCTGAAatgcagacatttaaaaaaaaaaaaacttaaataaataagcaatgctaagctTGGTGGGAGGACAAGTAAAGcttggtggcccgccaggcttataatacactgtgGGAAAACCTTCATTTAACATACAAAATCAGTCTCAGATTTTGAGATTTCATCCgatcagttctgcctgttttgagcTCATTTAGGAATGCGATGTTTTAGGTAGAAACTTTATTCATCCCTTTGGGATTTACTCTCAGGGAAATTGTGGTCCTAAAATAGAACTTTTAGGATTGAAATAGAAATTTTAGGACTACATCACGATtatgcaaataagctgctgctggccacgccctccCAACTCAGTGAAAATGGCCTCAAACAGATGCACAGTGGTACAAGCAAACATCTTTGACCCCGAAGTGGACTCAGAAGCACAATAAGTCagcacaaaaacagttttttctcacaaatgcaacctttttgaaaacatatatatttgcAAGTttagaggaggaaaacaaacaaacaaacaaacaaacaaacaaacaaacaaacccattttctgcttccagcagtcattgtgcAGCAGTGAGGAATTTTTTGACTCCTGTCATAAATCTTGTGAGGGTCGTCTGACCAAGCCTGGTTTATGGGGATATTATTATGATCTATTTCTCTGGTTTTTAGTGACGTGGTGTGAAGCTTAATTTAATAGTTCCATTATAAAATATGGAACTATTGAATTAAATATGGAACAATTGAATTTTTCGtattataaatatgaaaaattaaacaatttatgATGCTTTTATTAGGCACTGTACATCAATACTGCTTTACTtagtttaatttctatttttctgaactaaaattagaaaacatgtatttttcatACTAGCTCGTCGCCACAGTCTAAACGAAAGGATGGAGCAGACGCTCAAACGGAAAAAGAAGACGACAAGAAGACTGGGATCAAGGACCTGATGAAGAGGTCCATTATTCGTGGGAAAGGTTCACTGGGCCGGAGCAGCAAGCCCAAACAGTCCCACCCTACAGAAGTAAGGAACTGTGgctttcatttcacatttagtcCTCAATTAGTTAGACTGTCTTTGTGTTCATTCTCAGTAAAAGTCATTgctttagttataaaaaaatgaaatccatgtttctgttgcATCCTCAGTAATAAATGGTTTTCTTAAGGCTACGGAGAGGTTTAGCTGGACTCATACTTCTgcttttttataataaaaaaaaggaatatttgaTTGTGACTCTTCAAACTGATTGTAAAAACTTTTAAGACATCAGTTTAACTCCTCCACTAATAGTTTCATCaaaagctgcacaatatattcaGTTACAGTTGCTATCACATTGCAATATAATCAATACTACAAAGCTCGCACTGTGAGAGATTAACATCCAGTCAGTGAGGAGAATAATGTATTTCTGGTGAGAGAGCATAAATATTCAGCGTTAatatgaaaattgttttttacagGACAGCCTCTCACCCTCCTCATCTTCAGATGAAGAAGTTGAAAAACTGAGGAAGCAAAAACAAGTAATCAAAAAAAAGATTGCTTcgtttttcaaaaagaaattaaaggagaaaaaagagaaggagaaagatcaaaaagtacaaaatgagAAAGAACAAGACAAGAAAGCGGCAGCAGCAAACAAACCCTTCGCTCCTGGTGGGTTCCACTTCACAAACCTCTGAAACACATTTCCCTCAGAACCTTTAACCTTctgattattttgtgtttgtggaaacAACAACTGAACTtataaggtaaataaaaaaaacaaagttaaattgTGCAAGAGCTTAGCGACCTCGCATCACCACAACGCAAAAGAAGCCATTTACTACTTAAAGGAAGTCATGTCTCTAAAGATTATTCTCGGACATGACATTTAGTTTGACTGTTTTAGCAAACTAATACAGAAGGCTTGTCTGCAGAAAATGAATTTTCATTTGTATCTATAATGTTTCGAGAAACAGGTCAATTTCCGGAGTTTTATAATGAAATAGCTCAGAAGCTGGAAGACATCATCAAACAGTCCACCAAGATAAAGACGCCAAGCCCAAAACTAAAGCGACCGCCAGGTAACCACACTCACACCTAGTTCTGCTCATGTAGTGCATGTGCACCATATTGGATCATACAggagttcatttatttcagtgatataaatcagttttaattcaTTGTGTGTATTATNNNNNNNNNNNNNNNNNNNNNNNNNNNNNNNNNNNNNNNNNNNNNNNNNNNNNNNNNNNNNNNNNNNNNNNNNNNNNNNNNNNNNNNNNNNNNNNNNNNNNNNNNNNNNN
It encodes the following:
- the bcl2l12 gene encoding bcl-2-like protein 12, producing MSEPADRRCSVSSVSLIEIKTETHRVLQAFLERTISTPHKDRPGRIAGAYDDHNKHSSSPQSKRKDGADAQTEKEDDKKTGIKDLMKRSIIRGKGSLGRSSKPKQSHPTEDSLSPSSSSDEEVEKLRKQKQVIKKKIASFFKKKLKEKKEKEKDQKVQNEKEQDKKAAAANKPFAPGQFPEFYNEIAQKLEDIIKQSTKIKTPSPKLKRPPVSTSPTLQRIAISMEVSRRMVTATGMQRIEGFAERYMDNFIPWVKSHGGWGKVLDIDKTEEWD